Below is a window of Cytophaga hutchinsonii ATCC 33406 DNA.
GCGATTTACATTCACTCACCAAAGAATATAAATACAAAGTTGTAGTTACGGAAAATGAAAGATCGTCAATTATAACAATCTCTTCTTCCGGTTCCATTATACAGAAAGAAGTAGCTTTCTTAAATAAGCTATCTGAAGTATATGTGCGAAAAGAATTAGAAGATAAAAATCAGATTGCGAACAACACCATCAACTTTATCGATTCGCAACTCAAAGTTATTTCGGACTCTTTAAATAACACCGGGAATGAAATTGAATCGTATAGAGAGAAAAATAAAATTTATAATTTTGAAGAACAATCCATTGGTATTATTACTCAATTGAATGGATTGGAAGGTAAAAAATTAGAAGCCGAATTGCAGCTTAGGTATTATGAATATCTGAAAGGTTATCTGAATACAGATAAAGAATTAACTGACCTGGTAGCGCCTTCAACAATCAATGTTGAAGATCCGGTATTGAATCAATTAGTTGCTCAGCTTGTAACATTGTATCAGCAGAAAAATACGCTAAAGTATAGCAGCAGCGAAAAAAGTCCTGCGTATCAAACATTATTAATTCGTATCAAAACAACCAAAGACGCACTTTTAGAAACAACGAATAATTTAGTAAATACCTCCAGATCATCTATCAACGATCTGGATAAGAGAATTTCAAAAGTAGAAATGCAGATGTCTTCCATTCCTTCTCAGCAAAGGAAGCTTATTAATATTGAAAGAAAACATACTATCAATGATGAAATTTATAATTATTTATTACAAAAAAGAGCTGAGGCAAGTATTGCCCGTGCATCAAACCTGCCGGATGCCTTTACGGTGGAAAGCCCCTTAGACGACGACTATGTGCAGATAGCACCTACGGTTAATAAAATTTATACAACGTATATATTAGGAGCTGTTGGCCTGATTGTTTTTTTAGCTGTGATATATGGTAAGATTGATAATAAAATTCATACAAAAGAAGATATTATAAAACGTACGGATGTTGCTGTGCTGGGTACTGTTGGCCTCACCGGAAGCGACAGTATTGAAAAGCTTGTTCACTCCGGACACGGATCGCTTACAGAAAGTTTCAGGTCTATCCGTACAAATCTTCAATTTGTTCTGCAAGGTAAAAAGACCTTCATGATTGGTGTTACTTCCTGTATAAGCGGAGATGGCAAATCATTCTGTTCCCATAACCTTGCCCGTATATACGCAATCAGTGGTAAAAAGACGCTATTGATACGCGGTGATATGCGCAAAGCATTTAACGCACCAGCCAATTTAATTCCACAGGGCTCAATGGGCTTAAGCCAGCATTTAATTGGCATGGCTACCATAGATCAGATCATTCATAAAGGAGAAATTGAGAATTTATACCAGATCATTCCCGGCCCAGTACCGCCCAATGCTTCTGAGTTAGTCGCTTCACAAAAAATGGAAGAATTTATCCGGATAATGAAAGATAAATTCGAAGTGGTAATTATGGATTCTCCGCCTGTAGGTTTGGTTTCCGATTATATGTCTGTTATAAAACATATAGATGCGAACCTGTATATTGTGCGGTACGATTACACACCTAAGGAAACGTTGGAAGCAATTAAAGATCTTAAAAATAAATATCCGGCCCAATCACATTCAATCATTTTCAATGGTATTACAGCAAGGCTGTTAAGTAAATATTCGTATTACGGCAATCCCGTAGAATATGGGTATGAGCCGGCTTTAAAGAAAAAATGGTGGCAATTTTTTTCTAAATAAATATCGAAATAAAATAATTTAATGGAAGATAATAAGGATTGGGATATATACATACAGCCAGAATCTCCCTGGTTTGAATTGCGTCTGAAAGAAGTATGGCGATACAAAGATCTTATATACATGTTTATTAAACGCGATTTTGTCGCGCAATATAAACAGACTATTTTAGGTCCGTTGTGGTTTATTATTCAGCCGCTTATTACAACGCTTACCTATGTTATCGTTTTCGGAAACATCGCAAACCTATCTACAGATGGGCAGCCGAAACTGCTTTTTTATATGAGCGGTATTTTATTCTGGAATTACTTTTCCACTTCTTTTTTGCGAACCTCTGAAACATTTTCAGCTAATGCAGGAATTTTTGGTAAGGTTTATTTTCCAAGATTAACCGTGCCTATTGCAAGTGTGTGCAGTTCGTTCATTTCTTTTCTGATTCAGTTTTTATTGTTACTGATAATTTATGCAGCCTATATCTTGAATGGACTTTCGTTTGAATGGAACTGGGCTATGTTATTATTGCCTGTATTAATGATCCTCAGCGCTGTGCAGGCATTGGGTTTTGGAATTATTATTTCTTCCATGACAACAAAATACAGAGATTTAAAATACCTGATTTCTTTTGGTATACAACTATTGATGTATGCTACGCCTGTTGTTTACCCATTGTCTGCTGTAACAGATGTGCGGTTGGCATGGATATTAAAACTAAATCCAATGACAGCCATTATTGAAACATTTCGATATGCATTGCTTGGTTCAGGCACACTGAATGTTTCATTGCTTATCTATTCATCGGTTATATCCTTCGTTGTGCTGTTGTTGGGTATGTCTGTTTTTAATAGAGTTCAGAAAAATTTTATGGATACCATTTAAGCGAAGATAATGTCAGATATAGCCATTCAGGTTGAGAATATATCAAAGATGTATCGGTTGGGTGCATTGGGAGGAGGTACATTAGTTTCTGATGTAAACAGATTTATTGCTAAAGTACGTGGGAAAGAAGATCCGTATGCAGTGATCGGCTTAAACGACCGTACATCTAAAGCAGAAAGCGAATACGTGTGGTCGTTAAAAGATATTAATTTTGATATTAAACAAGGAGATGCCGTAGGCATTATCGGTAAGAATGGTGCAGGCAAAAGTACGTTACTCAAAATTCTGTCTCAAATAACAGCTCCTACAACCGGGAGTATAAAAATTAAAGGCCGTATTGCATCTCTGTTAGAAGTAGGTACCGGATTTCATCCGGACCTTACCGGTAGAGATAACATTTACATGAATGGCGCTATCCTGGGCATGTCACGCGCCGAGGTGCGAAACAAGTTTGATGAAATTGTTGAATTCTCTGGTGTAGAAAAATATATTGATACACCCGTTAAAAGATATAGTTCGGGTATGTACGTGCGTTTAGCATTTGCTGTTGCCGCACATCTTGAACCGGAAATTTTGATTGTAGATGAAGTACTAGCCGTTGGTGATGCGGAGTTTCAAAAAAAATGCCTGGGCAAAATGCAGGATGTGAATAGCAAAGACGGCCGTACCGTATTATTTGTAAGCCACAATATGGGTGCCGTAGCAGAGCTGTGCCGCTCAGGTATTGTACTTTCAAACGGCAACCTCAAATTTATGGGAAGTAATTCGGAAGCAATCGCTTTTTATTCCCGCATCGATTCCGATCAGAATGCTGAAGGATACAAAGCCAATGAATTAACAGCTGCATTAAAACAGAATTATATTGCTTCTATCAATGTGCTGAATCAGGATGGACATGCCAATACGGAATTTTTGTTTGATGACAGGATTACAATTAAACTAGTATTAAAAAGTAATACAGGTAAAATTGACACAACACTTGGATTGGCCTTATTAAATAAAAATCTGAACCGCGTATTTACATTGCATAGAGTTATTCAGGCAGATAAAAGTGCGTGTGAAGTTGAAATAACATTGCCTGCTCAATTTATAGCACCCAATTTATATTCATTCCATGCGGCATTATTTATTCCCAATAAAATAGTCTTTGATAATATTGAAACCGTTTGCCCGATAAAGATTATTGATAACGGTACTGAATTTACTGCATATGAAGGCTTGGATTACGG
It encodes the following:
- a CDS encoding ABC transporter ATP-binding protein translates to MSDIAIQVENISKMYRLGALGGGTLVSDVNRFIAKVRGKEDPYAVIGLNDRTSKAESEYVWSLKDINFDIKQGDAVGIIGKNGAGKSTLLKILSQITAPTTGSIKIKGRIASLLEVGTGFHPDLTGRDNIYMNGAILGMSRAEVRNKFDEIVEFSGVEKYIDTPVKRYSSGMYVRLAFAVAAHLEPEILIVDEVLAVGDAEFQKKCLGKMQDVNSKDGRTVLFVSHNMGAVAELCRSGIVLSNGNLKFMGSNSEAIAFYSRIDSDQNAEGYKANELTAALKQNYIASINVLNQDGHANTEFLFDDRITIKLVLKSNTGKIDTTLGLALLNKNLNRVFTLHRVIQADKSACEVEITLPAQFIAPNLYSFHAALFIPNKIVFDNIETVCPIKIIDNGTEFTAYEGLDYGNVIIHAEWRIN
- a CDS encoding ABC transporter permease, giving the protein MEDNKDWDIYIQPESPWFELRLKEVWRYKDLIYMFIKRDFVAQYKQTILGPLWFIIQPLITTLTYVIVFGNIANLSTDGQPKLLFYMSGILFWNYFSTSFLRTSETFSANAGIFGKVYFPRLTVPIASVCSSFISFLIQFLLLLIIYAAYILNGLSFEWNWAMLLLPVLMILSAVQALGFGIIISSMTTKYRDLKYLISFGIQLLMYATPVVYPLSAVTDVRLAWILKLNPMTAIIETFRYALLGSGTLNVSLLIYSSVISFVVLLLGMSVFNRVQKNFMDTI
- a CDS encoding GumC family protein — its product is MTELEEEKDLIDFKQYIRILSKYWYVVGLILIFSMVFAYYKIRYSTPIYMVKTTMHIKDKSSYSYGSKSFLEGSSMFQPFKNLKNEMELIRSYNRIQLVVKELDFMWEYRVKGKIRDIELYKTNPIEIVCDSGLIVTNYPLLITIQNEDYFTLTANGGMYRLYDPVSNTYVDTIISIKRDENVKYRFGQNISLGGLFNFKINKTQHYHANDNNIQFTINARDLHSLTKEYKYKVVVTENERSSIITISSSGSIIQKEVAFLNKLSEVYVRKELEDKNQIANNTINFIDSQLKVISDSLNNTGNEIESYREKNKIYNFEEQSIGIITQLNGLEGKKLEAELQLRYYEYLKGYLNTDKELTDLVAPSTINVEDPVLNQLVAQLVTLYQQKNTLKYSSSEKSPAYQTLLIRIKTTKDALLETTNNLVNTSRSSINDLDKRISKVEMQMSSIPSQQRKLINIERKHTINDEIYNYLLQKRAEASIARASNLPDAFTVESPLDDDYVQIAPTVNKIYTTYILGAVGLIVFLAVIYGKIDNKIHTKEDIIKRTDVAVLGTVGLTGSDSIEKLVHSGHGSLTESFRSIRTNLQFVLQGKKTFMIGVTSCISGDGKSFCSHNLARIYAISGKKTLLIRGDMRKAFNAPANLIPQGSMGLSQHLIGMATIDQIIHKGEIENLYQIIPGPVPPNASELVASQKMEEFIRIMKDKFEVVIMDSPPVGLVSDYMSVIKHIDANLYIVRYDYTPKETLEAIKDLKNKYPAQSHSIIFNGITARLLSKYSYYGNPVEYGYEPALKKKWWQFFSK